One Mya arenaria isolate MELC-2E11 chromosome 5, ASM2691426v1 genomic window carries:
- the LOC128235564 gene encoding uncharacterized protein LOC128235564 produces the protein MTSPIGNFQQPFTYGMQQSPGMFQPAPPAPSTPPSCALQIMEDIKSIKTSLPNIEKTVNTINLKISDMDIKINNLESKVTEVETSCSFISNEFERQKTEVNEAKIEIRKLQQTCGDLKNQSHEFEIQKDQMNDKLLDLESRSMRDNLIFYGIQEHGPEENCDTLVKDFIASKLGIETKDLLFDRIHRLGSNKAPKPRPIVGKFHYYTDREKIRQKSYDEGVKKQLKEARQGVGVQRPQQTRDARKALFDIIKAEESNGKTTRLAGNKLYVNGNLFKTYVNGKVCDPPRYNAQGQN, from the coding sequence atgaccTCTCCTATTGGAAACTTCCAACAACCGTTCACCTATGGTATGCAGCAGTCACCAGGGATGTTTCAGCCAGCACCCCCGGCGCCGTCAACTCCGCCAAGTTGTGCTTTACAGATCATGGAAGATATTAAATCCATAAAAACGTCACTTCCAAATATTGAAAAGACAGTTAATACCATCAATCTCAAAATATCGGACATGGATATTAAAATCAACAATCTAGAGTCAAAGGTTACGGAAGTAGAAACGTCATGCAGCTTTATTAGTAATGAGTTTGAAAGACAGAAAACTGAAGTGAACGAGGCAAAAATTGAAATTAGAAAATTGCAACAAACATGTGGTGACTTAAAAAATCAATCGCACGAATTTGAAATCCAAAAAGATCAAATGAACGACAAGCTCTTAGACTTGGAATCAAGATCAATGCGGGATAATTTGATTTTCTACGGAATACAGGAACATGGTCCCGAGGAAAACTGTGACACTCTTGTAAAGGATTTTATAGCCTCTAAACTCGGCATTGAAACAAAAGACTTGTTATTTGACCGCATACATAGATTAGGTTCAAATAAAGCACCAAAGCCCCGACCGATCGTCGGTAAGTTTCACTATTACACCGACAGAGAAAAGATACGACAAAAATCGTACGACGAAGgcgtaaaaaaacaactgaaagAGGCCAGGCAGGGGGTCGGTGTTCAGAGACCGCAACAGACCAGGGATGCCAGGAAAGCGTTATTTGATATCATCAAAGCTGAAGAATCAAACGGGAAAACCACAAGGCTTGCTGGAAATAAACTTTACGTAAACGGCAACCTCTTCAAGACATACGTCAACGGGAAAGTATGCGATCCTCCACGTTACAACGCACAGGGCCAGAACTAG